A window of Planctomycetaceae bacterium contains these coding sequences:
- a CDS encoding tetratricopeptide repeat protein, protein MNAGLGAILFRAGDLDEAHKVLNEALDLPTQDGNSPASVHYFLAMNEHHRGHSDNAKSHLQKANEVADAELLSSLPGTAD, encoded by the coding sequence ATGAACGCCGGACTGGGAGCCATTCTGTTTCGTGCGGGTGACCTGGATGAGGCTCACAAGGTGCTGAACGAAGCTCTGGATTTGCCAACTCAAGATGGCAATTCGCCAGCCTCTGTTCATTACTTTCTCGCCATGAATGAACATCACCGCGGACACAGCGATAACGCGAAGAGCCACCTGCAGAAGGCCAATGAGGTTGCTGACGCCGAACTGTTGAGTTCGCTCCCTGGAACCGCAGACTGA
- a CDS encoding ECF-type sigma factor, with amino-acid sequence MSDVTLILQQIESGEAEAAERLMPLVYDELRRLAASKLAAERPDHTLQATALVHEAYMRLVGSDQPWQGKAHFFAAAANSMRQILINWALAKKADKRGGAAKRIDMDDLAPSYTTDPDMLLDLDQALTELAAEDHDSAELVKLRLFAGLSVTEAGEALKQSRTEAYENWKFARAWFAARAMNGAN; translated from the coding sequence ATGTCTGACGTGACATTGATCCTGCAGCAGATTGAATCCGGTGAAGCCGAAGCGGCGGAGCGGTTGATGCCGCTGGTGTATGACGAACTGCGTAGGCTCGCGGCATCGAAACTCGCGGCGGAAAGACCGGACCATACGCTGCAGGCGACGGCGCTGGTGCATGAAGCGTATATGCGGCTCGTGGGATCGGATCAGCCGTGGCAGGGAAAGGCCCATTTCTTTGCTGCTGCTGCCAATTCCATGCGGCAGATTCTGATTAACTGGGCATTGGCGAAAAAAGCCGACAAGCGAGGCGGCGCGGCCAAACGGATCGACATGGACGACCTGGCTCCGTCGTACACCACCGATCCCGACATGCTGCTCGATCTGGATCAGGCTCTGACGGAACTGGCGGCCGAAGATCATGATTCTGCGGAACTCGTCAAGCTGCGGTTATTCGCAGGGCTCTCTGTCACTGAAGCCGGTGAAGCTCTGAAGCAGTCTCGTACGGAAGCCTACGAGAACTGGAAATTCGCCCGCGCGTGGTTTGCGGCTCGTGCGATGAACGGGGCGAACTGA
- a CDS encoding DUF1559 domain-containing protein: MRRKSGFTLIELLVVIAIIAILIALLLPAVQQAREAARRTQCKNNLKQIALAMHNYHDVYSCFPIGHYYKAHFDGTTNDVAGGTGFFWSYSILPMIEQSALFNQFDPSFPISNTNYPQSVNNALLAANPLPAMLCPSDTRVPQANTGNAGQTGAIRPHATTSYKAACSSFSNYGATNGARANGMFNRDYTHKPRKMRDITDGTTNSIMIGEQDDTNWNGARLYGSVTAGNGWTAGETNRGMIHGEFGINVRAWPTDTANGPARTASSRHTGGAQFALADGSVRFISENIQHTTRVWDANDPFDQANGAAGYGLYQRLYSINDGLVISEF; the protein is encoded by the coding sequence ATGCGAAGGAAATCCGGGTTTACATTGATCGAGTTACTGGTTGTTATTGCCATTATTGCCATTCTGATCGCACTTTTGCTTCCTGCCGTTCAGCAAGCCCGAGAAGCTGCTCGTCGAACACAGTGCAAGAACAATCTAAAGCAGATCGCACTTGCAATGCACAACTATCACGATGTGTACAGCTGCTTTCCGATTGGTCACTACTACAAAGCTCACTTTGATGGAACTACCAACGACGTCGCAGGCGGCACCGGATTCTTCTGGTCCTACAGCATCCTGCCGATGATTGAACAGTCTGCATTGTTTAATCAATTCGATCCGTCGTTCCCGATCTCCAACACAAACTACCCGCAGTCTGTCAACAATGCACTGCTTGCGGCAAATCCCCTGCCTGCAATGCTGTGTCCTTCGGATACTCGCGTTCCTCAGGCCAACACCGGAAATGCGGGACAAACCGGGGCGATTCGACCTCACGCCACGACCAGTTACAAAGCGGCATGCTCCAGCTTTAGTAACTATGGAGCGACAAACGGAGCCCGCGCGAATGGCATGTTCAACAGAGACTACACACACAAGCCTCGAAAGATGCGAGATATCACGGACGGTACCACAAACTCGATTATGATCGGTGAGCAGGACGACACCAACTGGAATGGTGCAAGACTGTATGGATCTGTGACAGCTGGAAATGGATGGACTGCAGGCGAAACAAATCGCGGCATGATTCATGGCGAGTTTGGTATTAATGTTCGCGCCTGGCCGACCGATACAGCCAACGGTCCGGCACGAACTGCGTCAAGTCGCCACACGGGAGGAGCACAATTTGCTCTGGCGGATGGATCGGTGCGATTCATCAGCGAAAACATACAGCATACAACTCGAGTATGGGATGCAAATGATCCGTTTGATCAGGCAAACGGGGCAGCCGGGTATGGTCTATATCAGCGTCTTTACTCTATTAACGATGGCCTGGTAATATCGGAGTTTTGA
- a CDS encoding carboxypeptidase-like regulatory domain-containing protein, with product MTWFRMPGRALPVLLISMAFVSGCGRSGLPELADVSGTIRLDNKPVPNASVVFIPQNGRPSSGVTDSDGHYSLMYNDDVAGVVLGTCRVLISTGTAPNEDSDGNTSPGNPETIPMEYNVQSTLSFEVRNGDNTADFSLTSGGSVIRSDNGEDSPPENSRNLNDVSE from the coding sequence ATGACGTGGTTTAGAATGCCCGGGAGAGCCCTGCCCGTTCTGCTGATTTCAATGGCCTTTGTTTCGGGATGCGGGAGGAGTGGACTTCCCGAGCTGGCGGACGTCTCTGGTACGATCCGGCTTGACAACAAGCCGGTTCCGAATGCCAGCGTTGTATTTATTCCGCAGAACGGTCGGCCCTCATCCGGTGTAACGGATTCGGATGGACATTATTCATTGATGTACAATGATGACGTCGCTGGAGTCGTACTCGGCACCTGCCGCGTCCTTATTTCAACGGGTACCGCTCCCAACGAGGATAGTGATGGGAATACTTCGCCAGGGAATCCAGAGACCATTCCAATGGAATACAATGTCCAGTCGACCCTCTCGTTTGAAGTCAGAAATGGAGATAACACTGCTGACTTCAGCCTGACAAGCGGAGGATCCGTGATTCGCTCAGACAACGGTGAGGATAGTCCGCCGGAGAATTCACGCAACTTAAACGACGTGAGTGAATAA
- a CDS encoding serine/threonine-protein kinase, with the protein MIQNKTSEPLSAKAIFLKAMELADESQRQQWLQEQCGGNSELLRKVEALLAAAGGKSAASPLDAVANAMGVEETVLTADLEPSPDATTKPLPPRLERQQIGPYKLLEQIGQGGFGTVYMAEQTSPVKRKVALKVLKPGMDSNEVIARFEAERQALAMMDHPNIARVLDGGTTEQGRPYFVMELVRGVPVTDYCDEVRATTEERLALFVDICRAVQHAHQKGIIHRDLKPSNVLVTMHDDKPVPKVIDFGIAKALSQQLTDRTLFTGYQQMLGTPAYMSPEQAQMSGIDIDTRSDVYSLGVLLYELLTGTTPFEKSSLAKISIDDLRKMIREQDPPRPSARITTMEANLRSTMADRRRIDHRRVSEQLRGELDWIVMKALEKDRNRRYESASAFAADVQRFLNKEQVQACPPTLWYRLKKFSRKNRVLLTTTGICLLMLIAASGVSIAYAVQAQTAKRDADKQRQDAIAAREESDRRLMQSRVDFDRALKSLDTIVQEISSPEFAQLPGADRVRDDILNKAMKFYEEIISEHDNDPYARMKQALAHHHIAQIHEGRLDAEAVLNATNQSIHLLESLIAEHPEELRFQHSLTLPLFTRMHWQPTAAERLKDAERCLEITERCTNAGVVDDPEHLALLYYKVAEWLPTDSGRAREFVQKSIETSESRGLDPVPGTQYWLGERARENGDLTEAVEKHRQGIELFEELGTDLTNRHRHVDRWLSSLWCSFGGSVSRTEAASRSRGDDETGP; encoded by the coding sequence ATGATCCAAAACAAGACCTCAGAACCACTATCAGCGAAAGCCATTTTTCTGAAGGCGATGGAGCTGGCCGATGAAAGTCAGCGACAGCAGTGGTTACAGGAACAGTGTGGCGGCAACTCAGAGCTGCTTCGCAAAGTAGAAGCACTGCTGGCGGCCGCAGGCGGGAAATCCGCTGCCAGCCCGCTGGATGCAGTGGCGAACGCGATGGGCGTGGAAGAAACGGTTCTTACTGCGGATCTGGAACCATCTCCGGATGCCACCACGAAGCCTCTGCCGCCCAGGTTAGAACGGCAGCAAATTGGACCTTACAAGCTGCTGGAACAGATCGGGCAGGGCGGGTTTGGCACGGTCTATATGGCCGAGCAGACATCTCCAGTCAAACGCAAGGTTGCACTCAAGGTGTTGAAGCCGGGAATGGATTCGAACGAAGTGATCGCTCGTTTCGAAGCCGAACGGCAGGCGCTGGCGATGATGGATCATCCCAACATCGCTCGCGTGCTCGATGGTGGCACAACCGAACAGGGTCGGCCCTACTTTGTCATGGAACTTGTTCGCGGTGTCCCTGTGACGGATTACTGCGATGAAGTCCGAGCGACCACGGAAGAGCGACTGGCTTTGTTCGTCGACATCTGCCGCGCCGTCCAGCATGCTCATCAGAAAGGCATTATCCACCGCGACCTGAAGCCTTCCAACGTGCTGGTCACGATGCACGATGACAAGCCGGTTCCGAAAGTGATCGACTTCGGTATCGCCAAGGCCCTCAGTCAGCAGTTGACCGATCGCACTCTGTTCACGGGCTATCAGCAGATGCTGGGGACTCCGGCCTATATGAGCCCCGAACAGGCTCAGATGAGTGGGATTGATATCGATACACGCAGCGATGTGTACTCGCTGGGGGTATTGCTGTATGAACTGCTGACGGGAACAACACCCTTCGAAAAATCGTCGCTCGCAAAGATCAGCATTGATGATCTTCGCAAGATGATCCGCGAACAGGACCCGCCTCGCCCGAGTGCTCGCATCACCACAATGGAAGCCAACCTGCGATCCACGATGGCCGATCGAAGACGCATCGACCACCGTCGAGTCAGCGAGCAGCTTCGCGGCGAACTCGACTGGATTGTCATGAAGGCCCTCGAGAAAGACCGCAACCGCCGCTACGAATCCGCCAGCGCCTTCGCGGCCGATGTGCAGCGATTCCTCAACAAGGAGCAAGTGCAGGCCTGCCCACCTACGTTGTGGTATCGACTGAAGAAGTTCTCGCGGAAGAACCGCGTTCTGCTGACAACGACAGGCATTTGCCTGCTGATGCTTATCGCAGCAAGCGGCGTCAGTATCGCCTACGCGGTGCAAGCTCAGACCGCAAAGAGAGACGCTGACAAACAGCGACAAGACGCCATCGCCGCACGAGAAGAAAGCGATCGACGACTGATGCAATCGCGTGTCGATTTCGATCGTGCGCTCAAATCGCTGGACACGATCGTACAGGAGATTTCTTCGCCCGAATTTGCTCAATTGCCTGGTGCTGATCGTGTGCGAGATGACATTCTGAACAAAGCGATGAAGTTTTACGAGGAAATCATCTCGGAACATGACAATGATCCGTATGCCCGAATGAAACAGGCGTTGGCACATCATCACATTGCGCAAATTCATGAGGGGCGTCTTGATGCTGAAGCCGTTTTGAATGCCACGAACCAGTCCATTCACCTGCTGGAGAGCCTGATTGCAGAACATCCGGAGGAGCTACGGTTTCAGCATAGCCTGACACTGCCACTCTTCACGCGAATGCACTGGCAACCGACGGCGGCCGAGAGACTGAAAGATGCGGAGCGATGCCTGGAAATCACTGAACGGTGCACGAACGCTGGTGTCGTGGATGACCCCGAACACCTCGCGTTGCTTTATTACAAAGTTGCCGAATGGTTGCCGACGGATTCTGGACGTGCCAGAGAATTCGTCCAAAAGTCCATCGAGACATCCGAATCACGCGGTCTGGATCCGGTACCGGGCACTCAGTATTGGCTGGGAGAGCGGGCCAGGGAGAACGGCGATCTGACTGAGGCCGTTGAAAAGCATCGTCAAGGGATTGAGCTCTTTGAAGAACTGGGTACCGATTTGACAAACCGTCATCGTCACGTTGATCGCTGGCTTTCCAGTCTGTGGTGCTCGTTTGGCGGAAGTGTATCTCGAACTGAAGCAGCAAGCAGAAGCAGAGGCGACGATGAGACTGGTCCTTGA
- a CDS encoding tetratricopeptide repeat protein yields the protein MPELQDRDRALSVLESARKKEPNNHMILNLLAELYIVRFDDLEQADRIVQQVLERDPEDAGALINRSRILLLRASMLKLLNR from the coding sequence GTGCCTGAGTTGCAGGACAGAGACCGAGCACTCAGCGTTCTGGAGTCTGCACGGAAAAAGGAACCCAACAATCATATGATCCTGAACCTGCTGGCCGAACTCTACATCGTGCGATTTGATGATTTGGAGCAGGCGGATCGCATCGTGCAACAGGTTCTGGAACGCGATCCTGAAGACGCTGGTGCACTCATCAATCGGAGTCGGATTCTGTTGCTCAGGGCGAGTATGCTGAAGCTGTTGAATCGATGA
- a CDS encoding PEP-CTERM sorting domain-containing protein, whose translation MLSLECCHSEWSEDMKPFPLLSFVVLTCLMTKADAGIIVSFSPTIPSPLVAGGSGQVDVLIASDTGTDLLDQYLASVVLSPVGGPLGGLVFSPFQSETFLTDSSYVFFNRSQSVNLGAPAGTVNFSGDVYSAYDATDDGSGPPPAPGLQDPIFVPTVGNEALLFRLDLDALAAGTYEIDLDPLSQFVDENGFDIFFASTSGFLTVNPAPAAVPEPGSILLLSVGTMVAAVRYRRCKQASESIA comes from the coding sequence ATGCTGTCGCTTGAGTGTTGTCATTCTGAATGGTCTGAAGATATGAAACCGTTTCCATTGTTAAGTTTTGTCGTGCTGACGTGTCTGATGACGAAAGCAGACGCCGGAATCATCGTCTCGTTCTCGCCAACAATACCGTCACCGCTGGTGGCTGGCGGTTCCGGACAAGTCGACGTTCTGATCGCCAGTGACACCGGCACAGACTTGCTCGACCAGTATCTGGCAAGTGTGGTTCTCTCTCCAGTTGGAGGACCACTCGGTGGTCTTGTGTTCTCGCCATTTCAGTCCGAGACATTTCTAACCGATTCCAGTTATGTCTTCTTCAATCGCAGTCAGAGCGTGAATCTCGGTGCTCCCGCTGGTACCGTCAATTTCAGCGGTGATGTGTATTCTGCGTATGACGCCACGGACGACGGCAGCGGGCCACCGCCAGCCCCGGGGCTGCAAGATCCCATCTTTGTGCCAACAGTGGGCAACGAAGCACTGTTGTTTCGACTCGACCTGGACGCCCTAGCTGCAGGAACTTATGAGATTGACCTCGATCCCCTGTCGCAGTTCGTTGATGAGAACGGATTCGACATATTCTTCGCCTCAACCTCAGGATTCCTGACGGTGAATCCCGCGCCGGCGGCTGTGCCGGAACCCGGCAGCATTCTGCTACTAAGCGTCGGAACGATGGTTGCAGCGGTCCGATATCGACGGTGTAAACAAGCAAGTGAGTCAATCGCATAG